DNA sequence from the Bradyrhizobium sp. CIAT3101 genome:
ATCGCGCCGATGCGGCGCGTTCGTACAGGATGAGCCGATCGTCTCGCCCGAACCTCAAGCCGCAATCAATAGCGGTCGAGCACGAAACCCGAGGAACGTCCATGGATACGATGAGCATCGTTACCGCGCATCCGGCATCGGCCGGTGACGCGGCTCGATTGCCGGGGAGCCGGCATTTGCCGCACAGGTCCCCCGCAGCAGCGGGCGCGATGCGCGTCGCACTGTCCCGGGCAGACATTACCAGTCAGCCAAATCCCCTCGACTCCGCCACGCAATCCTACGAAGGTGGTGCAGTTGCAGCGCTTGACTTCACACCTGAAGTGGAGCGACCCAAGGCGGCCCGCAATACGTGCCCAACGACGACATAATCAACTCAGGAGGAGACCCCAGATGAAGACGTTAATCGGTATCATCGCAGCCGCTGCATTGGCGGTGTCGGCGCCGCTCGCAACCGCACGCGATTTCCGCTCGGCCGACGTCCATCCCGCCGACTATCCGACCGTCGAAGCCGTGAAGTTCATGGGCAAGCAGCTCGCCACCGCGAGCGGCGGCAAGCTTGGCGTCAAGGTGTTTCCGAACGGCGCTCTGGGGTCGGAGAAGGACACCATCGAGCAGCTCAAGATCGGCGCGCTCGACATGATGCGGATCAACGCTTCGCCGTTGAACAACTTCGTGCCGGAAACCGTCGCCCTGTGTCTGCCCTTCGTCTTCCGGGACACCCAGCACATGCGCAACGTGCTCGACGGTCCGATCGGCGACGAGATCCTGGCGGCCATGGAGCCGGCGGGCCTGGTCGGTCTTGCCTATTACGACAGCGGCGCCCGCTCGATCTACACCGTCAAGGCGCCGATCAAGTCGCTCGCAGACGTCAAGGGCCTGAAGATCCGCGTCCAGCAGTCCGACCTGTGGGTCGGCATGATCCAGAGCCTCGGCGCCAATCCGACGCCGATGCCGTACGGCGAGGTCTACACCGCGCTCAAGACCGGTCTCGTGGACGCCGCCGAGAACAACTGGCCCTCCTACGAGTCCTCGCGCCATTTCGAGGCCGCCAAGTTCTATAACGTGACCGAGCACTCGCTGGCCCCCGAGGTCCTCGTGATGTCCAAGAAGGTCTGGGACACGCTGAGCAAGGAGGATCAGGCGATGATCCGCAAGGCGGCGAAGGAATCGGTGCCGGTCATGCGCAAGCTCTGGGACGAGCGTGAGGAAGCGTCGCGCAAGACCGTCGAGGCGGCCGGCGTGCAGGTCGTCACGATCGCGAACAAGCAGGAGTTCGTGGACGCAATGAAGCCGGTCTACCAGAAGTTCGCCGGCGACGAGAAGCTCTCGAGCCTCGTCAAGCGGATCCAGGACACCAAGTAAAACACAGCGGGGATCGGGTCCGGTGTCGCCGCGAGGTGACACCGGATCCTCACAAGGAGGGGCGAGATGACAGACCCACACGTCGCAGACAACGAGCAGGAGGCGGGACGTCCGTCGACCAGTCTGCTGTCGCGGATCAATGCGCCCATCGCCCGGGCGGGGATGTACCTGTCCGTGACCGGACTGCTCGTCATCGTCACCATCGTGTTCTACCAGGTGTTCGGGCGCTACGTTCTCAACTCCAGTCCGACCTGGACTGAAAATCTCGCGCTGGTCCTGATCCTGTATGTCACGCTGATCGGCGCCGCCGTCGGCGTTCGCGATGCCGGACACATCGGCATGGACAGTCTGCTGGTGATGCTTCCGGATCACCTGCGCGAGAAGGTCGAGCTCGTCATCCATGTCCT
Encoded proteins:
- a CDS encoding TRAP transporter small permease — protein: MTDPHVADNEQEAGRPSTSLLSRINAPIARAGMYLSVTGLLVIVTIVFYQVFGRYVLNSSPTWTENLALVLILYVTLIGAAVGVRDAGHIGMDSLLVMLPDHLREKVELVIHVLVALFGVAMVYNGWILGASVGTVHIPNLGFPEVVRYVPLVASGILIVSFSIEHIIALLRGEEVVPSWN
- a CDS encoding TRAP transporter substrate-binding protein; the protein is MKTLIGIIAAAALAVSAPLATARDFRSADVHPADYPTVEAVKFMGKQLATASGGKLGVKVFPNGALGSEKDTIEQLKIGALDMMRINASPLNNFVPETVALCLPFVFRDTQHMRNVLDGPIGDEILAAMEPAGLVGLAYYDSGARSIYTVKAPIKSLADVKGLKIRVQQSDLWVGMIQSLGANPTPMPYGEVYTALKTGLVDAAENNWPSYESSRHFEAAKFYNVTEHSLAPEVLVMSKKVWDTLSKEDQAMIRKAAKESVPVMRKLWDEREEASRKTVEAAGVQVVTIANKQEFVDAMKPVYQKFAGDEKLSSLVKRIQDTK